The Cervus canadensis isolate Bull #8, Minnesota chromosome X, ASM1932006v1, whole genome shotgun sequence genome contains the following window.
agagataggaatactgatcaccttacctgcctcctgagaaatctgtatgcaggtcaagaagcaccagttagaactggacatggaacaacaaactggttccaaattgggaaaggagtatgtcaaggctgtatatggtcaccctgtttatttaacttctatgcagagtacaccatgcaaaatgctgggctggatgaagcacaagctggaatcaaaatttctgggagaaatatcaataacctcagatatgcagatgacaccacccttatggtagaaagcaaaaaagagctaaagagcctcttgatgaaagtgaaagaggagagtgaaaaagctggcttaaaactcaggattcaaaaaactatgatcatggcatccgatcccatcacttcatggcaaatagatgggaaaacaatggaataataAAGTGACAataaaactagtacagccactatggaaaacagtgtggagacttcttaaaaaactggaaatagaactgccatatgacccagcaatcccacttctgggcatacacactgaggaaaccagatctgaaagagacacgtgcaccccaatgttcatagcagcactgtttataatagccaggacatggaagcaacctagatgcccatcagcagatgaatggataaggaagctgtggtacatatacaccatggaatattactcagccattaaaaagaattcatttgaatcagtcctaatgagatggatgaagctggagcccattatacagagtgaagtaagccagaaagataaagaacattacagcatactaacacatatatatggaatttagaaagatggtaacgataaccctatatgcaaaacagaaaaagagacacagaaatacagaacagacttttgaactctgtgggagaaggtgagggtgggatgtttcaaaagaacagcatgtatactagctatggtgaaacagatcaccagcccaggtgggatgcatgagacaagtgctcgggcctggtgcactgggaagacccagaggaatcgggtggagagggaggtgggaggggggatcgggattgggaatacatgtaaatccatggctgattcatatcaatgtatgacaaaacccactggaaaaaaataaataaaaaaaaaaaataaagtgacaataaaataaagtgacagactattttcttggactccaaaatcactgtagatggtgattgcaaccataaaatttaaagatgcttgctccttggaagaaaaactatgaccaacctagacagcatgttaaaaagcagagacattactttaccaacaaaggtccgcttagtcaaagctatggtttttccagtagtcatgtatggatgtgagcgttggactacaaagaaagctgagtgatgaagagttgatgcttttgaactctggtgttggagaagactcttgagagtctcttggactgcaaggagatcaaatcagtcaatcaattgcaaaggaaattggtcctgaacattcattggaaggactgatgctgaaggtcaatactttggccacctgatgcaaagaactgactcattggaaaacatcctgatgctggtaaagattgaaaacaggaggagaaggggatgacagaggatgagatggttggatggcatcactgactcgatggacatgagtttgagcaagctccaggaattggtaatggacagggaagcctggcatgctgcagttcaggggtcacaaagagttggacacaaatgagcaactgaattgaactgaactgaatatctttgCATCTTAAAAGATGAGTAGGGATCAGTCAAGCCGAGGCGATTGGGAGTAGACCATTCCAAGTAGAGCTGGCAACTAGAGCCAAGAGCCATACACAAAAGATAGGGAGGAGGTATGAAAATCCCAGAAGTTCATTGTTTCTGGGAGGTGACTATGAAGCAAAGAAGCTGAAGTGATAGATTAGCCTGTAAAGGTAAACAGAAATAGGATTCTGGATGGCCTTTTTTTTGCTGCATTAAGTCATAGATTTTGTGTTGGTgtagagaaacagaagagattataGTATAGTGCGCAAAAACTCTCTCAGGCTGCCTGGATTTGAAACTCAACTCTGATGTTTACTGATTATCTGacttaagcttttaaaaaaaaatcttgtttcctTTAGGAAGGGATAATAACAAAAGCATGTATTTCATaggattgttttgaggattaatgAGTTAAACCACATATAGTGCTTACAGCATTCAGTAAGTATTAACAgttgatgttattattattaacttttacATTTATACAGTAGAAAGATCACTCTGTCTGTATGGATGATGATTTAGGATAGAATAGGACAAGAATGGGGAGGAAACAATAGGGGTTTAGTTTGTCCCCTCAAGAGCTCCTGTTGACATTTGCTGGATATTTTTGAGGTATAGTTTTCTGTAATGATTTTAATGAAATCACATACTATAGAGATGGATTTTGTGAAGACTCAATTAAATAAAACCttcccattttgtttttcctaagaaTGCCCGTGGGATGAACTTACTGGGAAGTCAAACTCTGGAGCTTTCAGAAACTTGCATTCCATAGCTAAACTTTGAGCATACTGTTTAGTTTAGAACTCAGTTTCTGAGAAGGTGCCCTGAGATAAGGAAGCTGTTTCccagaataagactgaaaatagCACAGTTTATTTCTAGTATGGATTTGAGGCTAACAGTTTATCTTCTGATAGATTCCATCTTACTCTAAAAACTCAGGTTACATATATTGCTGCTTCTTTTATATAGTATTTTGAATATGATTGAGGCAGTGGGTATAATGAAAGGGTCAGAAGATCTGGGCTGTGGACCTAGCTCTGCTACTTACTTAGATATGTAGTCTTAATTATTACTTAGATTTCAGTTCCCTTATCTGTAATATGAGATGAATAATACCCACTGTGTTATCTTACAGGACCGTCATGAGAATCCGTTGAGATCATCTATGTGAAATCACTTGACAAAAggcactttaaaaaatgaaatgattttttgaaacatttaagAATGACTCAAAATATAATGTGAGACATGTACATGTTTGTTCCTTCATTAAATGAACTCAGCAAGAGTTGAAAGATATGCCAGACTTGCACCTGTTATACAAGTCACCTTAGTTTGCACATAGTTCAAAATTTATAGCTCCTCACAtggggactctgtgcttccaatgaaaactcaggaATTCTACCTTGAACTTTTTTCCTGCTGAAAAGTTCTTCTTAGTTACTTGTTTGTTTTGAGTTCCATTCCAGAACATTGTGGTTTCTCCAAGTTTAACAATTAATCAGTGAGGCATTGGTGCCCCCCTTTCTGGTATATTTACCTTCTGATAAACTCTAGATGAGATATACTGTATCAAAACTGGTGCCTCAACAAAGGCTTTGAAAAGTGCCTCAGAGATCTCTGTCCTTTTAGAAATCTCTCTCCACCCACCTCTCCACTAAAGATGGACCTAAAACTAAAAAATCCTGAGTTCTGGTACAGTTTCCATGGCCAGATCCCAGGGCTGCTGGACTGGGACATGGGAAATGAGTTCTTCCTTTCTTGCACCACAGACCAGTGCCCCTTAGTTGAGCAGAACCTTGCCAGATACAGACTTCAAGTAATGGAGACTCCAAAAGTACCTCAGGAGAGGGAATCCAGTCCTGGGAAAGAGCGTCCTAACTCTGAACCCAACCTGTGGATGTGGGTGAATCCCAACATTGCATGCTCCCTTGGCAGCCGGGGGACCCCAGAGCCCAGTAAGAAAAAGGATCTTGCACGCATACGCGTTTCTCCTCAGCTACTCGCAAAAGATGAAGTATCTAAATGCCCAGAGGCCACAGTGATGCAGTCTCTGCCATCTTCCTCCAGCAAGCAATCTCCCCTACAGAAGCAGATCACCTCTTCCTCCAGTGACAGGGAGCTCACAGGAGAGGAGACCAAGGAAAAAGATAGCAACTCCTCTGTGGCCCACCAGTCCCCAAACAAAAAGGAGTGCTTCCAGAGCCAGAAGCTATGGCAAGGCAACAGCCAGGAGAGGAAGTCCTGGCCTCGTCCCCCCCTCAATTACAGTCACTTAATTGCTCTGGCACTTAGAAACAGCCCTCCCTGTGGCCTCAATGTGCAAGAGATCTACAGTTTCACCCAACAGCATTTCCCCTTTTTCTGGACAGCTCCAGATGGATGGAAGAATACCATCCGCCACAACCTCTGCTTCCTGGACAGCTTTGAGAAGGCGCCAGTCAGCCTTCAGGATGGGGCCAGTGCAAGGCCAAGGTCTGGCCTCTGGAGGCTTACTGAGGAGGGACACCGCCGCTTTCAGGAGGAGACTCGTGCCTTAGCTTCTGCTAGAAGAGAGAGTATTCAACAGTGCATGAGCCATCCAGATGTTATGACTTCCCTCTTTGATCTTTGAACAACCACTGCTCCCTTTCTAGAACACTGCCATCCTTTCTGTGGCTGCCTATGCACTGATTGGCCCTCATTAATCCCTAAGCCTACTTGGCCTGGTAGGTGCCAAGCCTGTATTTAACTACTGCTGCAAGAATGGTATTAAATAAAGTGAGAGGTGGATACAGAGGAGGAGGCAAAAGCTTAGAAAGTTGTGTAAGGGCAGTGGCAGTTGTTCTGCATTTTGAGCACAAGGAAATCTTAGGAAAAACAGCATGGAAGTTAAGGAGAGAAGAGCatattaaatgagaaaaggaatTCTGTTTCCTGGAGAGTATTCTCACACATGAAAACAAATGGTGGAGTATAAAACATCAAATTCAAGATGGAGCCAGACCTTTAAGTCTCAGGTGCAATGTGAAGATATATAAGCATAAAGAGAACTGGTTTTGATGTTTAAAGCCTGAAGATTCAAATGTTCCCCTTCTACCATTCATCAGCTACATCTACTTTGTCAGTGAACCATTTTACCCTTCAGAGCCTTTTTCCTCTTTTCGATCCTGGACTTCTCAGCCTTGTTCTGTTGCCATCCACCTGCAGTACTGAAAAAGAATTCCAAGCAGATACTTTTTTACTTTGGATATTGAAAGTCCTTGAATTGAGCTTGTATTAACCCCAAGCCTTTTGATGACAAAACTCTGCTTTCAGTTGTCAAACCTTATTGTGGATGGGTGTCAAGGTCCATCTGAGATTCTGAGTTCAGTGGGAGACAgacatataaatagatatttgtaatataaatataatgaaatagaTGTACAAGGTTGCCATGGAAATGGGGAGATATTTTTTTCCTAGGAAaggcattttaaagaaaatacattttgagcTAGTTTTGAAGAATAAACAAGGATTTTATGGGCATATAAACTACAGAAAACACATTACAAAAAAATATGACAGAAGAAACAGTATGAGCAAAGA
Protein-coding sequences here:
- the FOXR2 gene encoding forkhead box protein R2, giving the protein MDLKLKNPEFWYSFHGQIPGLLDWDMGNEFFLSCTTDQCPLVEQNLARYRLQVMETPKVPQERESSPGKERPNSEPNLWMWVNPNIACSLGSRGTPEPSKKKDLARIRVSPQLLAKDEVSKCPEATVMQSLPSSSSKQSPLQKQITSSSSDRELTGEETKEKDSNSSVAHQSPNKKECFQSQKLWQGNSQERKSWPRPPLNYSHLIALALRNSPPCGLNVQEIYSFTQQHFPFFWTAPDGWKNTIRHNLCFLDSFEKAPVSLQDGASARPRSGLWRLTEEGHRRFQEETRALASARRESIQQCMSHPDVMTSLFDL